The genomic segment GTGCGTCTCGAGCGCGCTGCGCACAACCGGATCTCCGCGTCCAAATATTTCCAATTGCTTTCAGACAGCCTCTTCGCTTATGGATATGTGTAATAAATCAGTTTGAAGCCATagcgttttcgtcttccttctccgagAGTGACGCAATTCTTTAGCACTCAGCCTCGAACTCGACACTTTTCGCTACCAAACCTTCTGAATGAGCTACTCTTGTACTTTTGTAAATGAAGGCCTTCAGCACCGGAGAGCGTTACACTTGAAAAAGAATAAGGTTGTATCGTGTCGTTTTAGCGAGCTTATGAGGGTGTCagcctctccctctcctttcaATTATGCCTACCCTGGTACACCTTGCTTCTCTTTAACTCCTGTACCAGACAGGCCGGTCTTTTCAGGTTCGTTGTTTCCGGATTTTTAGATGTCTCATTTTAAACGTATCCGTGTTGCCGACATCGGGCGTAGCAGTCGGCTCTCGCTTCACGATTTTCCGTCAGGGAATCGACCGCCGCCTGCGCGGTCGACTACCCAGTTATCACTTTTCTCACTCTTCCACAAAAGGCACAATGGATTACGTTCCGGAGGAGTTTGTAGGGAATTCGCGTCCTCTCCATTCTTTTGGAGCGGGTGCGCGAGCTGAGAGACTCCGCCAAGACATGGCGGCGGTGGGCAGTGTGGCTTCTGCGGCAAGCGCCCAGATTTCCGAGCCCTACGCAAGcggcagtgaagaagaggaagtgaTGATTGACGATGAGGAGTATCAGCTGATTTTGTCTCCGTTCCACGCATGCTCTCCCGCTCAACCCCCCTTGTCGCTTTGCGAAGAGACCCGAGCGGAAAACTCCCACTGCGAAACACCGAAGTTTGCCTCCACCGAGCGGGAAGAAGGCCCTTCACggtcctctctgccttcgcctgCGCCGGGTTCAACGACCCAAGAAGATCGGcagcagaaagacgacgcGGCAAACGATCGCGAAACATCAAGTCCGGCCACTCGTTTCAGCAAGCccgctgtctcgtctcccgccTCATCGCTCTCTCGAGCTGTCTCTCACCCAGCGTGCGATGATCGTGGCGAAGACCCGTCGGCGCAGCTCTCTGCTGCCGCCAGTCCccagacgaagacagagcagGTTCCTGATTTGGAAACCGAGGCACCCGAttcagacgacgaagacaatACCTACGCAGTCCGCATCGTGATTACAGGCCCCGCAAGGTGGCGTGGCGACCTCTCCTTCCAGGGAACGCCTGCGATGCTTTGCACGATCCTTCGTTTGCGAAGGTGTGAAGAAACAACACagccagagaagaacaacagGGAGGAGCCGGAGGAAACTCCCTGCTCTTCAAAGTGGCGTGAGGAGATTGTCCTCCAGAAAAGGGGTTGGGGGCCTCTTGTCCTCGAAGAGGTTCTTGTCCACGCTCGCAGGCTGCAGCAGGCAAAGCAGCAGcgggggaagagaggagaagaaactgaggTGAGCATAGAGAAGACAGGTCTCGCGACTCCGAATTGAGCAGCCGGAGATAAAAGGAGACTGGACTACACACGAAATATGTTTTCAAAGAAGGCCAAGAACGCCTCGAAAGAGGGAGGGAACAGGGGTCAGGACACAACAACATCGAAGGGCCTCTGTTCTCCAAACGCATGTTTTGATTCCAAGTGCTGCAGTGCGGAGGGCGAGCGAGTGGTTGTCTCTGCGGCGTGGCTTGATTCTTCGTCATCTTCAGTCTCACCTGGTTAACTCTCTCTTGTTGTCTCGATTCGCCTTACAttgctttctctgtctttgtcCTTGTCACTGACAGACCTGCCTCTGCCTGTCTGTTTGCCTCCGCTGGTTTCATACTCCCAGGAAACCgcatctcttttctccttccccgcgACATTTTCGGTGCTGTGTTAATGCTTTTCTGCACAGGTTCTTTTGCTTCATTTTCATCGATCGGTGGACGAGATTCCCCGTCCATCAGAGGACCATCCGTTTATCTTGCCTTCTGCCCTGACGCACGCGCCCCTCTCAGTTCTCCGGCTGCCGCTGTCTGACTTGGACTTGGGCCCCACAGAATCAAAGTACCGTCTGACGCTTCCCCCTCCCAGCCCGTTTGccccctctccttcctttctgctgtctccttccttctccgtcgaaAAACTCTCGAGGGACTTCGGCGAGGCCCTCCAGAACTCAACGCGAGGGGCGAATCGCTGCAACGTcattctgttttctctcaaaCTCACGACTCTTCTCACATCGCcgtcgacgcagaaggaCCAGCTCTTCCTGCTCCACACTCAGCAACAGCAGCTGCGGGTGCGCTTAACGGCGGCCGCATGTGGCGGGCCTTCGCCGCCGTTTCtggcctcttctctgtcgtgcTCTGGCTCCAGATCACTCGTCCTCGCAGACCACCTAGCCAAGCTGACAGCCGCCCAGAAAGCTCTCTCCcgccgagagaggcaggtGGGGGGACGGGCATGCGCCTCTGTTGTCCAGGGGCGATTTGGCCGAGCTGACGAACGCCGCGCTGTTCCGGGCTCCgtcgtttgcatgcgtcgtggCAGCAATCCTTTAACAACTTCTGCTCCCCTGCTGCAGCCTCCCCTTCACTCCACGCAGGTCGCATCCCCCCcctctgttgtctccgcTCCCGCGCATTCGCCTCGGGGCCTGGCCTCTGAGTCTCCAGAGGGACCCCAGGAGACTGCAGGCACTCACGAAGATGAATCTACGGCACCCGCGGCGACCCTGAACAAGGTAGGTTCTAGCGAGGTTCGAGGGGCGAATGAGAAAccggaaacgcatgcgtccgAAGGTCCTTCTACTAAAACCGGTCTCGTGATGACATGCCGGCCGGTCTCTGCTCCCTCGACCCGTTTGATCCGCGTGAACGGGTCGCTGAAACAGAACTCGCGGGGAGTTGCGGACGACGCCCAGGAAATGTCTTGGAGATCTCAAAGCGAAAAGGACCCCAGCAAGATGCTTGCTTCGCAGTCGGAAGCCGGCGTGGAGAGCCATCTCTTCCTTGCGATCCAGGGCCAGAAGTCCTGCCTCCCAAAGGGCATCACAGGAcactcctcctcttcgtgtATATATGCGGAGACCACACAGAGGTCACCCGACTTTCAGGCAGAGGGGGGCGCAAGTCAGAGcggtctgtctctgcagacgaTGCGTCTGAAACAGTCCTTCGCGCGTATTAAAGGAGCACACTTTCGTCCTCCGAAGACTGTACTGAATGCCGAACGCGACGTCGAAGACATCTACCCCGACGACAGCGTCTCCGTCCACGGGGGCCAGTGCAGGAGACTGTACGCCGAGACCTCAGAACAGGAAGCTGAGGAACGGCGACGCGCCCCGAAGGCTGCTTCGTCCGAAACGGGCTTCTTGGCGAACCGAGAACGCGATACGAGCGCTACTCTGAGCGCGTTCAGGAGATCCACCAGCGACTTGCGAGGCCGGGAAGTTTGGTcgagcgacggagaaacgaacagcTGCTGCGACAGTGCGGGGACGCTGCTCTCAGACGCCCACTCCCGCAAAACTACGCTGACGTCGTCCATCCAGAGAATGAATTTTCTGATGAACCAGGCTCAGCTGCTACTCCAGCGGCGACAGCTGAAGCACCAGCAGAGAGTTATGGCACTCCAACGCGAAGAGGAACGGGCGGCGCGAAACGTCTCTTGCGAAGCAGTAGTCAGTGGCGGGATCGCGACAGAACGGAACGAAGCAGGGCGCCCAGACGCCCTGTTGGGGGGTGAGAAGGCGAGCAGGGGCCTCACCGCATCGCAGCTGAGAACCGAGGAAGCGGGGCGGGCAGAGAAACTGAGGGGATTGCATGCGACGAAGAGCGGCGCAGAGCATGacaacgagaaagaagaaacaagagaaagaacgccACAGTCCCCGCATGTCTCTGATTGCAAAGAGAAATTCGATTCCCGAGAGAGGGTCGAGACCCCGCGACCGGCGAACTCAGTGGAGACAAGCtgtgcgtcgccttcgccagGGGATGCGCTACAGAAGCCTTTTTTTGAGGATCCGAAGGCGGTGGCGCGCGTTTTACAACCTAACATCGTCGGCACATCTGGATTAACctgcaaagagaaaaacgtggAGGGCACCGACTGCCTTGATGGTGTTGGCGAGACAGCAAATGAAGGGAAGCTGTCAGAGCCCCCGACCGCTGTCCCAACAACAACTGGAAGCGCTGCGTGTGTCGAGGAGGGCCTCAAGTGTGAGGCCACCACGGTGTCGCCAGTGTCTCGGTCGGATGAATGCGAggacgaaagcgaagaaggcattTTGAACGAGGCGCGAGGCCGTGAACAGTCTCGGGAGGAGGTAATTGCCTGTCCTCGTGTGAGGGACCCGCCGGACGCAGACGCCGTTTGTAAGCGAAAACCGCCGACCGAGGAAGTCACTGCATCGCAGGcaaggaacgaagaaagtCCCCTTCAATCTTCGTccttttcgcctcctcctgaCGGCGACGAAAAAGCCTGCTTCGCtcctgcgccttcgccttctctgctgtctcttcatGTCATGGCCAGTGGCGACGGTCCTCTCGAGTCACTCCccccttcgttttctcaTGTCCTCCCTTCTGAAGTCCCATCTGTTTCGCAGAAATCTTCTTTTGTGACAGCAGACCTAGCTCCTCAGACGCCGGTTCTCGAGTCCATAGagagcttctcttctctccaacCTTCTGAGAAGGATCAAatgcagacggagacgaaggcagcAGTGCCTGCAGTGACCTTTGAAACGAAAGCTGGTCCTCTTCATGAAGAGGATAAACAGAGCCAACTTCACGAGGAAGAACTGCGAACCATCGTGGACCAGCTACGGGGATACATGGTGCGAATCGAACATAGATTGTCCAAGCGACTtgcgaacaagaagaagaagctcggGAAGTGGGGAGAAAAGGCCTCCAGGAAGGGTGACTCCGGTGTGGGCGTCCCCGATGCGGAAGGCCCCCAGGAAAAAGACCGGCGAAGAAGGTCGACGGGAAGGGAGACCGAAAACGAGCGTCTGTCGCTTGATAAAGGCGGTCGCGCCTTCTCATCGACCGAACGAGACGAGATGCGGAGACACAAAGAGGAGAGCCAAACCTTGGAGGCATGTCCCCAAAGAGCTCTGGCCGTGTGTGATCTCTCTTACATAGTTGCATCTGGACCGGACAAGCGAAAGCCCGAGCAGGGACCCAGAGATGGACATCCAACTGCCGCTAGGCTCGACTCATGCCCTGCTAGCGCGCAACAAGAAGCATATGctcagaaacagaaagaggtAAGTGGAGATGAGATCCCCAATTTCTTTGTTTGTGGTCAGTGTTGACAGGTTACTCGgactcctcttttccttttcatAGATGCCGTTTCCTCAAATATTGCGTTGTTTCTGTGGTTTTAAGTATCTGCTTCATTGCAGCGCGTTTTGTCCGTTTCTCTTGTCAACCCAATATCGAAGAGAAATGGGGGgctttctttgttctttgGAACTCTGTATGCGTTTTTCGCCGCttcgtttcgctttttcaGGACCAGGCAGCGCTGGAACGTCTGGAGGCAGAATGCCTGAGCGCACGAGCGGCCATTGCAGCCTTGAAGGCCGACTTGGCAAGAAcagtggaggagaaagaagcgctgAGACaggcaggcgagaagaaggaagaagagcgagaaaggaaagaacaggcCCTTAAGCAGGAGAAGCGTCAGCTGGAACTCGCgttcgagaaagagaaggcggtATTGGAGGAGCGACTCAGACGCGGCGTCGAGGCGGAGCAGGCGACGCGACACCGACAGACAGCAAAGGAAACATCCGATAAGAACGAGCCGGATGACGAGGCAGCcgagaaagagcagttgaaactgcatgcacggaagCTGGCAGCGGCCTACGGGGCGCTGTCCAAGAAGGTTCAACTCGAGGCGACAATGCGAGACCAagcgatgaagaagaaggaagaagagatgcgGGCGATCCTCGAGCACCTcaagaagcaggaggcgcGGCTGCGCCAGatagacgaagaaaacggacgACTGCAGGCGCAGCTTCGCTCCGGCAGGGGCGACTCCGAGCGCTTGCGAAGTCAAGATACCCCACCATCTTCCATTCAAGCGAGGGAAACTGAGGACCTCCGCCGACAGCTTCAAGATGCGACGCAGGAGCTCACACGGCAACAGCAGAAGATTCGCCTCCTCGAAGACCAGCAACGCAGTGTCGCTGTTTgtgcgtcctcgtcttccttcgtttccggttcctcgtcttcacctACGTACCCGGGGGGGGTGAACCCATGCGCTTCGCGGGGTCCCAgcgcctcgctctcgtcgcCGGGCCTCGAGCAAGTCGAGAAACTCCAGCGCGAACTGGCCTTGGCTGAGAAGGACAGAATCCGACTATTGGCTTTGGACAagcagcgcgagaaggagcGCCTGCACCTCGTCGACCTGTTTTCTCtacagtgcatgcgcgtgaaGGAGCtcgagcagcagctgctccaGATCGACGAGCAGCTCGCCAACATCCTGTCTCAAACCACGCGCGCGACGGCGTctgcctcgcgcttctcgcaTGCCTCTTGTCGATCAGGCGGCTCTGAGAAACCCACTGGTGAATACGATTGTATGGGAAACGCACAGAACGGGAAGGAGAATGAGACAAttgaaggaaaagaaagcagtTGTACGCCCTTCAAGCGAGGGGCGCCAGCCACGGAGAGCCCTCCCTATTCGGGGGGCTCAGTGCCTTCCCGGGAGACAGATgaaagtgtctcctttcgacCATCCGttctccagcgtctccgGGGAATGCGGGAAAGCATTCGCCACATGCAGTCGCGGCCTGGGACTCTGCCATCCTCCCTGAATGCGCAGTCGCTAGCGGGGCTGTCCAAGCCACTCggccgcagagaagaaagagaaactaAAAGCGAAATTGGCTTCCTGGGGGGCCAGTCCCCTGCGGTCCACCCGCGCGAGAAAGGGCAAGGCAGGTCGCCTTTGGCCTCGCTTTCTCACTCTCACCCAGCGGCTTCAGGACGGGAGATGGTCCACCTCACTGGTGTGCCTGGGTCACCTGGCCCCCCGACAGGGGACCCGGCGTCTGAGGCTGGGACAGAAGCCGGtaaaagggagagaagcactTCGTCGAGGAGGCCAGAGTCAGCCGGGGGCGCGAGTGTTCACTTTGCAGAGCCTGCCAAAGGCTTCGACCATTCGACGCAGCGGTCCTCAAGTGAGCAACGGAGACTCGGGACTTCCGCAGCTCAGCCTCCGTtgtctcgtccttctgtctccacttctcAAACCGTATTCGTCGGCAGACCGCTGCCCCGCTGCCGCTCCCCAGCGACCCGCCAGCTGTCGACCAGCAGTCACGCCGTgctctctcccgcgtctgcGCGCTCACCCGAGccctctgtcgtctcctATGGCGCTGGAGTTTCAACGCCCGCGGGAGTCACGTTTCCCCTCCTGGGAAACCCACTGTTGCCTTGGGCGCAACCTGAGGGACCGAAGAACGACGCGCGCTTGCGGCGACTCTCAGGGGTCGGAtccgaggagaaagaagaacgccgAGGACGGAATAGAGTCGGGGGCACCGAACCTCACATgcggtcttcttctgcgcagtcagcgccttcttcggggCTACATAAAACTCCGGCAATGCCTTTCGATGCGGCCTTCGTCCCGTCCTACCTGATGACGCAGAAACCCCACACGggccctgtctccgtcgcagCAGCGCCGACGCGCTACGCGACCCCCTTCGGCTCGTCGCTCATGGGGGCCCGGCTGCAGGGCTCGgggctgctgcatgcgtctctggcgatgcagagagactgtggtggaacagaagagaggctgGCGCGATCTCTTTACCCTTCCCAGACGCGAGAGGTCTCTgactggagaggaaaggtcGATGGAGAGCGAGGCAGGGACAAAGGCCCTGACTCGAGACAGTGCAGGCCCTCTCCCGTATATCGCTTCGCCACGCCAACCAGGCTCGCCCAGAGGCTCCCGGCTGGCGACGAACGCGCCGTTTCTCCGGCCCTGCGTTTGGGAACTCCACTCAGACAGGCGACAGTGGGCCCTTGGCTGCAAGACGCTCTTCCGAGATGACGCAAAAACGTACTAGGGAGAGACACGGTCGACTCTACTTCTGAaaaagaaactcgaggaaTACAGGCTCAGAATCTTAATTAAATTATGCATAAATGTTTTTGAATGTGAGAGTTCCCGTTGAGTTGTACATGGGGTgttcttttccttgtctcgcAGCACGGTTCCATGGTATATATCTGTCCGCGCTTACCCTTCACACGTTCTTGTGTAATAAAAGCATGTTTGCATGGATGgctcagagaagaaactttTTACCGGTTATCGAAAAGATCCACCCTTGTCTTTTCACGAGTTCTTGACTTGAGGGCGACGGCTGTGATCACCGAAGACTTTCAGAGTTCGCGGAAACATCACATCGCGTAAATGTTGAAGTCTTGTGGAGTTTCACTTCTAGCAGAAacatcgtttttctctggcgTCTCGACCTTCTGCACTCATCTACCTGatgcacgtatatatatatatatatatatatatattatatcCTGCAGGACTGCGTCCTACCACCTAGCAGTAAGAAGTCCCAAATAGAAATGAATTGTACGGGCATTACAAGCAGTCTGAGACAGGCAAATGCATTTTAGGAGCTACTCATCTCTCGAGATTGTGCTGACGGCTGTATCTGCATCATCCGTCTGCACGTCTGGGGTTGTCGTACTGGAAGTACGGGGGAGAATCACGGCTAGAGCGGCAACACTATGACAGCTGCAAGTCGCAGAAACGCCGCAGGCAAACTTAAAAAAACCTCAGAGAAAAGCGATGCGAATTTCATTTGTCAAGCTTGGTTACAGATGGTGTTTTCTCCAAATATCGGCTGACTGCCACAACACTGGGTGCACCTGACGTAATCTTTCAGCCGTTGTACCCTAGGATGATGGCGAGAGCCCAAGACG from the Toxoplasma gondii ME49 chromosome IX, whole genome shotgun sequence genome contains:
- a CDS encoding hypothetical protein (encoded by transcript TGME49_287970), whose product is MDYVPEEFVGNSRPLHSFGAGARAERLRQDMAAVGSVASAASAQISEPYASGSEEEEVMIDDEEYQLILSPFHACSPAQPPLSLCEETRAENSHCETPKFASTEREEGPSRSSLPSPAPGSTTQEDRQQKDDAANDRETSSPATRFSKPAVSSPASSLSRAVSHPACDDRGEDPSAQLSAAASPQTKTEQVPDLETEAPDSDDEDNTYAVRIVITGPARWRGDLSFQGTPAMLCTILRLRRCEETTQPEKNNREEPEETPCSSKWREEIVLQKRGWGPLVLEEVLVHARRLQQAKQQRGKRGEETEVLLLHFHRSVDEIPRPSEDHPFILPSALTHAPLSVLRLPLSDLDLGPTESKYRLTLPPPSPFAPSPSFLLSPSFSVEKLSRDFGEALQNSTRGANRCNVILFSLKLTTLLTSPSTQKDQLFLLHTQQQQLRVRLTAAACGGPSPPFLASSLSCSGSRSLVLADHLAKLTAAQKALSRRERQVGGRACASVVQGRFGRADERRAVPGSVVCMRRGSNPLTTSAPLLQPPLHSTQVASPPSVVSAPAHSPRGLASESPEGPQETAGTHEDESTAPAATLNKVGSSEVRGANEKPETHASEGPSTKTGLVMTCRPVSAPSTRLIRVNGSLKQNSRGVADDAQEMSWRSQSEKDPSKMLASQSEAGVESHLFLAIQGQKSCLPKGITGHSSSSCIYAETTQRSPDFQAEGGASQSGLSLQTMRLKQSFARIKGAHFRPPKTVLNAERDVEDIYPDDSVSVHGGQCRRLYAETSEQEAEERRRAPKAASSETGFLANRERDTSATLSAFRRSTSDLRGREVWSSDGETNSCCDSAGTLLSDAHSRKTTLTSSIQRMNFLMNQAQLLLQRRQLKHQQRVMALQREEERAARNVSCEAVVSGGIATERNEAGRPDALLGGEKASRGLTASQLRTEEAGRAEKLRGLHATKSGAEHDNEKEETRERTPQSPHVSDCKEKFDSRERVETPRPANSVETSCASPSPGDALQKPFFEDPKAVARVLQPNIVGTSGLTCKEKNVEGTDCLDGVGETANEGKLSEPPTAVPTTTGSAACVEEGLKCEATTVSPVSRSDECEDESEEGILNEARGREQSREEVIACPRVRDPPDADAVCKRKPPTEEVTASQARNEESPLQSSSFSPPPDGDEKACFAPAPSPSLLSLHVMASGDGPLESLPPSFSHVLPSEVPSVSQKSSFVTADLAPQTPVLESIESFSSLQPSEKDQMQTETKAAVPAVTFETKAGPLHEEDKQSQLHEEELRTIVDQLRGYMVRIEHRLSKRLANKKKKLGKWGEKASRKGDSGVGVPDAEGPQEKDRRRRSTGRETENERLSLDKGGRAFSSTERDEMRRHKEESQTLEACPQRALAVCDLSYIVASGPDKRKPEQGPRDGHPTAARLDSCPASAQQEAYAQKQKEDQAALERLEAECLSARAAIAALKADLARTVEEKEALRQAGEKKEEERERKEQALKQEKRQLELAFEKEKAVLEERLRRGVEAEQATRHRQTAKETSDKNEPDDEAAEKEQLKLHARKLAAAYGALSKKVQLEATMRDQAMKKKEEEMRAILEHLKKQEARLRQIDEENGRLQAQLRSGRGDSERLRSQDTPPSSIQARETEDLRRQLQDATQELTRQQQKIRLLEDQQRSVAVCASSSSFVSGSSSSPTYPGGVNPCASRGPSASLSSPGLEQVEKLQRELALAEKDRIRLLALDKQREKERLHLVDLFSLQCMRVKELEQQLLQIDEQLANILSQTTRATASASRFSHASCRSGGSEKPTGEYDCMGNAQNGKENETIEGKESSCTPFKRGAPATESPPYSGGSVPSRETDESVSFRPSVLQRLRGMRESIRHMQSRPGTLPSSLNAQSLAGLSKPLGRREERETKSEIGFLGGQSPAVHPREKGQGRSPLASLSHSHPAASGREMVHLTGVPGSPGPPTGDPASEAGTEAGKRERSTSSRRPESAGGASVHFAEPAKGFDHSTQRSSSEQRRLGTSAAQPPLSRPSVSTSQTVFVGRPLPRCRSPATRQLSTSSHAVLSPASARSPEPSVVSYGAGVSTPAGVTFPLLGNPLLPWAQPEGPKNDARLRRLSGVGSEEKEERRGRNRVGGTEPHMRSSSAQSAPSSGLHKTPAMPFDAAFVPSYLMTQKPHTGPVSVAAAPTRYATPFGSSLMGARLQGSGLLHASLAMQRDCGGTEERLARSLYPSQTREVSDWRGKVDGERGRDKGPDSRQCRPSPVYRFATPTRLAQRLPAGDERAVSPALRLGTPLRQATVGPWLQDALPR